A part of Phoenix dactylifera cultivar Barhee BC4 chromosome 2, palm_55x_up_171113_PBpolish2nd_filt_p, whole genome shotgun sequence genomic DNA contains:
- the LOC120108794 gene encoding glutathione S-transferase U18-like produces the protein MILERMAAAGEEVKLVGSWRSPFVVRVGIALHLKGVGYELLQEEFGKKSEILLKSNPVYKKMPVLIHNGKPICESMIIVEYVDEVWASAGPSILPADPYERAIARFWAAYIDDKLPSAVRIVRGRLEGSKEQAIEQIFTTVQLLEDVFTKCCRGKSFFGGETIGYIDIAFGSWLGWLKAVEKMVGIKFFDGEKLPLLVGWAERFCSNDAVVNIMPQVDMLIEFSKVLQKKN, from the exons ATGATTTTGGAGAGAATGGCAGCAGCTGGAGAGGAGGTGAAGTTGGTGGGTAGTTGGCGAAGCCCCTTTGTGGTCAGGGTGGGGATCGCCCTCCACCTCAAGGGGGTGGGCTACGAGCTCTTGCAAGAGGAGTTCGGGAAAAAGAGCGAGATCCTCCTCAAGTCCAATCCCGTCTACAAGAAGATGCCCGTCCTCATCCATAATGGCAAGCCCATTTGCGAGTCCATGATCATCGTCGAGTACGTCGACGAGGTATGGGCCAGTGCAGGGCCTTCCATCCTCCCCGCCGACCCCTATGAGCGCGCCATCGCTCGCTTCTGGGCTGCATACATCGATGACAAG CTTCCATCGGCAGTCCGGATCGTGAGAGGAAGGCTTGAAGGGAGCAAGGAACAAGCAATAGAACAAATATTCACCACCGTCCAACTGCTGGAAGATGTTTTCACGAAATGTTGCAGAGGGAAAAGCTTCTTCGGCGGGGAGACTATTGGCTACATTGATATCGCCTTTGGTAGCTGGTTGGGGTGGCTGAAGGCAGTTGAGAAGATGGTCGGCATCAAATTTTTTGACGGAGAAAAGTTACCTCTTTTGGTTGGATGGGCGGAGCGTTTCTGTTCCAACGATGCCGTGGTCAATATTATGCCCCAGGTCGATATGTTGATAGAATTCAGCAAGGTTCTTCAAAAAAAGAATTGA
- the LOC103697457 gene encoding glutathione S-transferase U18-like, whose translation MAGGQELKLLGLWASPFVLRAGIALNLKGVGYEFLEEVPGTKSELLLRSNPVYKKMPVLIHNGKPICESMIIVQYIDEVWAAAGPSILPSDPYDRAIARFWAVYIDDKWFPALMKIIAAKADDEETAEAREQVIAGLQLLEEAFEKCSKGKDFFGGESVGYIDIAFGCYCGWLKAAEKMAGIKLLDKEKTPLLMGWAARFCSADAVKELMPEVDKLVEVGNMLRARQNAAATN comes from the exons ATGGCAGGAGGTCAGGAATTGAAGTTGTTGGGGTTGTGGGCGAGCCCATTTGTGTTGAGGGCAGGAATTGCTCTAAACCTCAAGGGGGTGGGCTACGAGTTCTTGGAGGAGGTGCCGGGGACTAAGAGCGAGCTCCTCCTTAGGTCCAACCCTGTCTACAAGAAGATGCCTGTCCTCATCCACAACGGCAAGCCCATCTGCGAGTCCATGATCATCGTTCAGTATATCGACGAGGTCTGGGCCGCAGCGGGACCTTCCATCCTGCCCTCTGATCCCTATGACCGTGCCATTGCTCGCTTTTGGGCCGTCTACATAGATGACAAG TGGTTCCCTGCTCTGATGAAAATCATAGCAGCAAAGGCTGATGACGAAGAGACGGCCGAAGCAAGAGAGCAAGTGATTGCGGGACTCCAGTTGTTGGAAGAGGCTTTCGAGAAATGCTCCAAAGGCAAGGACTTCTTTGGCGGGGAAAGTGTTGGCTACATTGATATTGCGTTTGGGTGCTACTGTGGGTGGCTCAAGGCAGCGGAAAAGATGGCCGGCATCAAACTACTAGACAAGGAAAAGACACCTCTCTTGATGGGATGGGCAGCACGTTTCTGTTCGGCCGATGCCGTGAAGGAGTTGATGCCGGAGGTCGACAAGCTGGTCGAGGTCGGCAACATGCTTCGGGCCAGGCAGAATGCTGCTGCCACCAACTGA
- the LOC103697455 gene encoding glutathione S-transferase U18-like produces the protein MILERMAAAGEEVKLVGSWGSSFVVRVGIALHLKGVGYELSQEEYGKKSELLLKSNPVYKKMPVLIHNGKPICESMIIVEYVDEVWASAGPSILPADPYEHAIARFWAAYVDDKLPSAVRILMGALEGSKEQAIEQIFTTVQLLEDAFTKCCKGKKFFGGETIGYIDIAFGSCLGWLKAVEKMFGVKFFDGEKSPLLVGWAERFCSNDAVVNIMPQVEMLIGYSKAFEKKN, from the exons ATGATTTTGGAGAGAATGGCAGCAGCTGGAGAGGAGGTGAAGTTGGTGGGTAGTTGGGGAAGCTCCTTTGTGGTCAGGGTGGGGATCGCCCTCCACCTCAAGGGGGTGGGCTACGAGCTCTCGCAAGAGGAGTACGGGAAAAAGAGCGAGCTCCTCCTCAAGTCCAATCCCGTCTACAAGAAGATGCCCGTCCTCATCCATAATGGCAAGCCCATTTGCGAGTCCATGATCATCGTCGAGTACGTCGACGAGGTATGGGCCAGTGCAGGGCCTTCCATCCTCCCCGCCGACCCCTATGAGCACGCCATCGCTCGCTTCTGGGCTGCATACGTCGACGACAAG CTTCCATCGGCAGTCCGGATCTTGATGGGAGCGCTTGAAGGGAGCAAGGAACAAGCAATAGAACAAATATTCACCACCGTCCAACTGCTGGAAGATGCTTTCACGAAATGTTGCAAAGGGAAAAAATTCTTCGGCGGGGAGACTATTGGCTACATCGATATCGCCTTTGGTAGCTGCTTGGGGTGGCTGAAGGCAGTTGAGAAGATGTTCGGCGTCAAATTTTTTGACGGAGAAAAGTCACCTCTTTTGGTTGGATGGGCGGAGCGTTTCTGTTCCAACGATGCCGTGGTCAATATTATGCCACAGGTCGAAATGTTGATAGGATACAGCAAGgcttttgaaaaaaagaatTGA